Genomic segment of Xanthobacter dioxanivorans:
CCGCCATGGGCGATGAGCAGCCGCGCGCCCGCCTCCCGCGCCGCCTGCGCCACCTTGATGAACAGGTCCGCCCGCGCGCCCTGGAGCGTGCCCAGGGAACAGAAGACGAGGGGCGCGCCCTCCGCCGCCGGCAAGGGCGCATCGGCATCGGGCACCGATGCGGCGTCGCGCCAGGGCGAGCCGTAATGAAAGGAGGCCGGCAGCTCGGAGCGGGGGAAATCGAGCCCCCTCGGCATCTGCGCTACCGTGAGACGGGGCGAGAAGCCGCCGTCCGCGAACGGATCGAGCCCGAACGCCGCCCCGTGGCGCTCCAGCACGCGTCGCATGGGCGTCATCAGCAGGTCGGTGACCTGGTAGCCGCCCTTGCTCCAGACCCGGCCCTTCTCGGTAGGATCGTAGGGCCACGGCACGAACGGCGGCGGCACGCCGATCTCGCGGTTCAGCAGCAGCGCAGTAGCGGTGGACACCACGGGCAGGCGCAGATGGCGCGCCACCAGCGTGCCCGCCGCCTCCGTCTGGTCGGCGATCACCGCCTCCGCGCCGATGGCCGTCAGCACGCCGGGCAGCTCGCGGCACAGCATATCCGTCTGCGCGGCAGTGGCCTTCAGGGTGCCGAGCAGGCCAAAAAGGCCCGTGGGGGCGGCGAGGCGGGCCACATAGGCATTGAGCGCCCCGGCGGGATGATCGGCCGCGCCCACGGCCGCGAACTCCGCCCCCTTGCCCGCCACGAGGCGGGCCGCGTCGGCCATGTGCACGAAGGTGACGCGATGACCACGCGCGGCGAGTTCCCGGGCAAGCACGAGCAAGGGATTGTAGTGCCCCGGCAGCGGCGGGGCGACGACCGCGAAATGGGTCATGAAGGCCGGGTCCACAGATGCCCAGGCCGCGGCAGCGGTGGCCCTTCGAAGCGGGTCGTGAGGGCCGCCGAGAGCCCCTTGATGAGGAATCCGACCTTCTGCGCCTTGGAGGTGGAGACGCGGCTGTCCCACGCCGCCGGACCACGCCGGCGCACCTCCACGCCGATGGCGCGGTAGACGCCCCGCGCCGCCCCCACCGCCGCCGCGGCGCGGAATGGCAAGGCGCGCATGCCGATCAGGGCCTGGTCGTAATAGGGCTCGGCCACGTCCAGCAGCCGCGCCACCACCCGCGCCACCGCCGCGCGGTGCTCGGGGCGGCGATCCCGGCTTCCGGCACCCCGGCCTCGGCGAGGAACTGGGCGGGCAGGTAGATGCGGCCGATACCGGCATCCTCGATCACGTCGCGGGAGATGTTGGTGAGCTGGAAGCCGAGGCCGAGATCACTGGCCCGGTCCAGTACCACGTCATCCCGCGCGCCCATGATGAGGGCCATCATCACCCCCACCACGCCGGCCACGTGGTAGCAGTAGGTGAGCGTGTCATCGAGGGTCTCGTAGCGCCGGTCTTCCACGTCCATGCGGAAGCCTTCGAGCAGTTGCAACGGGTAGCGCTCGGGAATGTCGTTGCGCTTCACCACCTCGGCGAAGGCGGCGAAGGCGGGGTGAGCGGAAGGAGCGCCGCGATAGGCACGCGCCGTCTCCTCGTAGAGTGCATCGAGCCGCTCGGCGGCGGAGGCGGCATCGACGATGCGCCCGTGGCCCAGTTCCTGCCCGTCCACCACATCGTCGCAATGGCGGCACCAGGCGTAGAGCATCACGGCGTCGGCCCGCATGCGCGGGGAAAACAGGCGCGCCGCCGCGGCGAAGCTCTTCGAGCCCCTGGCGATCGCCTCCTCGCTCGCGCCGAGGACATCCCCTTCCGTCGCGCCGCTCATGCGTGCGTCACGCCCATGTCGGCGAGGATGAGCCCCGCCGTCGCCTTGGCCGAGCCCACCACCCCCGGCACCCCCGCCCCCGGATGGGTGCCGGCGCCGGTGAAATAGAGGTTGGGAATACTGGAATCTCGGTTGTGCGGCCGGAACCACGCTGATTGGGTCAGGATCGGCTCCACCGAAAAGGCGGATCCGAGATGGGCGCTGAGCTCGTCGCGGAAGCCGAAGGGGGTGAGCAAGCGCGTGGTGACGAGCGATTGCCGCAATCCCGGCAGCAGCCGCTCTTCCAGATGCGCGAGGATGCGGTCGCGGTAGCGCGGCCCTTCCACGTCCCAGTCGATCTCCGCCTTGCCGAGATGCGGCACCGGCGAGAGCACGTAGAAGGCGGTCGAGCCTTCCGGCGCCAGCGACTTGTCGGTGACGGTCGGGGCGTGGAGATAGAGCGAGAAATCCTCGGGCAGGCGCGGCCCGCTGAAGATCTCGCTGATGAGGCCGCGATAGCGCGGGCCGAACAGCACGGTGTGGTGCTGGAGATGGTCCCAGGTGCGGCTGGCGCCGAAATAGATGACGAACAGCGACATGGAATGGCGCTTCCTGGCGAGCCGCTCGCCATAGGCCCGGCGATCCGGCGTGCCGCGCAACAGCTTGCGGTAGGTGTGCACCACGTCCGCATTGGAGGCGACGATGTCGAAGGGGATGGCCGGCTCGCCCTTGATCCGCACCGCCCGGGCCCGGCCTTCGTCCACCACGATTTCGTCCACCGGAGTGGAGAGGCGGACTTGGCCGCCCAGTTCCTCGAACAGCCGCACCATGCCCCGCACCAGCGCCCCGGTGCCGCCGCGGGGGAAGAACACCCCCCACTTGCGCTCCAGAGCATGGATGAGCGCGTAGATGGACGAAGTGGAGAAGGGGTTGCCGCCCACCAGCAGCGAGTGGAATGAAAACGCCTCGCGCAGGTGCTCGTCGCGGATGAAGCGCGAGACCATGGCATAGACCGAGCGCCAGGCCTCCAGCTTCACCAGCTGAGGCGCGGCCTTCATCATGCTGCCGAAATCCAGGAACGGCACGGCGCCGAGCTTGATGTAGCCCTCCTCGAACACCGCCTGCGAATAGGCCAGGAAGCGGCGATAGCCATCCACGTCGGCGGGATTGAAGCTGGCGATCTGGCTGTCGAGGGAAGGCTGGTCGTTCACATAGTCGAACTGCCGGCCGTCCGGCCACAGCAGCCGGTAGAAGGGCGAGACCGGGATCAGGTCCACATAGTCCGCAAGCCTGCGCCCGGCGGCGGCGAACACCTCCTCGAGGCAGGAGGGATCGGTGATGACGGTCGGGCCGCCATCGAAGGTGAAGCCCTGGTCCTCGTAGACATAGGCGCGGCCACCGGGCTTGTCGCGCTGCTCGAAGACGGTGGTGGCGATCCCCGCCGCCTGCAGGCGAATGGCCAGAGCGAGGCCGCCGAAGCCGGAGCCGATGACCGCGGCGCGGAGAACGGACTTGGAAGATAGGTGCATCATCTGGGACCGGTGGCGGATTTCGTCTCGGCGAGGCAGGACAGCGCCCTCAGCACAGATACGGGCGGACGCCCGGTGAGGATGCGCGCCTTGTCGGAAAAGGTGAGACGATCACCATAGAAGCGGGTGATGACACCCTCCGGCAGATTGTAGAAGCGCTGGAGGATGGCGTAGCGCTGCGCGGGCGCGGCGGCCCGGAACAGCATGCGGTTGAGCAGGCGGAAGAAGCCGCGCCGTTTCCAGGTGGATACGGCGTGGGCGCGGGTGAAGGCCGAGATGGCGGCGCCGGTCAGCTCCGGCAGCACGCTGACCTTGTCGGCGAGATCCACCGCATCGGGCACGGAATAGCCGGTGGTGGGATGGAACAGGCCCGCGCGCAGGCCGGAGCGCGCCACCCCCGGCGGCCCCTCCCCCAGGAACGCCTCGATGTCGCCCCCGAGCGCGATCGGCAGAACCCCCTGCTCCTCGCGAACCACGTAGTCCATCGTCCAGCCCTGGGCGGCCACATAGGCGGCGATGCGGCGGCGGAGGGTTTCCACCGGAAGGTCCGGTCCGTCCGCATAATAGGTGTCTTCGACCAGCAGCGTCTCGGGATCGAGCGGGAGCACGTAGACGAAGCGGTAGCCGTCGACCTGCTCCACCCGCGCATCCATGATGACCGGGCGCAGGAGCCCGTGCGGCGCGGTGAGTCGCACTTCCTGGCCGAGGAACTTCTGGTAGCCGAGGTCGAGGTGGCGCGAGGCCAGCGCCCCGCGCCCATCCACCACCGCGCCGGCCTCGATCCGCTCGCCGCCTTCAAGGACGACGTGGTTCGCAGCCACCTCCACCACCCGCGCGCCGGTGCGGATGGAGGCGCACATGCGTTCGTTCATCACCTGCGCGAGGCGATCGGAGCTGAGCGAATGGTAGTGCCCCTTGAGGAGCCGCGAGTAGGCCGGGAAGTGAACGTCGTTCCCCTTCCAGCCATTGGCGCGGAAGGGGGAGAGGAAGACGTGCTGGTTATGGCTGAGGTCGCTGGCGTGCACCGACCAGGTGTGGTTGCCGCCGACGCTTTCACCCGCTTCGAGCAGGAGTATCCGCGTGCGCAGGCGCCGCTCGAAAATGCGCGCGGCCAGGAGGCAGTTGGCCAGCCCGCCGCCCACGAAGACGATGTCCATTCCTGACCGCCGTTCCCGCTCGCCGATGCATTGCTAGCTCCGCATTAACCTTACGGCTGCGCTGTGTCACGCCCGCAATCAGGCGAGGTTGTGCACGCATGGGGCGCGCAGGATAATGTGATCCGCTCTGCGCAGGGCACGCGGCCTGCCACCGGACGCCCTCCTTCAAGGCGTCCGGAATGTCGATTCGTCCGGGCGCGGCGCACGCTTCG
This window contains:
- a CDS encoding phytoene desaturase, with product MHLSSKSVLRAAVIGSGFGGLALAIRLQAAGIATTVFEQRDKPGGRAYVYEDQGFTFDGGPTVITDPSCLEEVFAAAGRRLADYVDLIPVSPFYRLLWPDGRQFDYVNDQPSLDSQIASFNPADVDGYRRFLAYSQAVFEEGYIKLGAVPFLDFGSMMKAAPQLVKLEAWRSVYAMVSRFIRDEHLREAFSFHSLLVGGNPFSTSSIYALIHALERKWGVFFPRGGTGALVRGMVRLFEELGGQVRLSTPVDEIVVDEGRARAVRIKGEPAIPFDIVASNADVVHTYRKLLRGTPDRRAYGERLARKRHSMSLFVIYFGASRTWDHLQHHTVLFGPRYRGLISEIFSGPRLPEDFSLYLHAPTVTDKSLAPEGSTAFYVLSPVPHLGKAEIDWDVEGPRYRDRILAHLEERLLPGLRQSLVTTRLLTPFGFRDELSAHLGSAFSVEPILTQSAWFRPHNRDSSIPNLYFTGAGTHPGAGVPGVVGSAKATAGLILADMGVTHA
- the crtY gene encoding lycopene beta-cyclase CrtY, which produces MDIVFVGGGLANCLLAARIFERRLRTRILLLEAGESVGGNHTWSVHASDLSHNQHVFLSPFRANGWKGNDVHFPAYSRLLKGHYHSLSSDRLAQVMNERMCASIRTGARVVEVAANHVVLEGGERIEAGAVVDGRGALASRHLDLGYQKFLGQEVRLTAPHGLLRPVIMDARVEQVDGYRFVYVLPLDPETLLVEDTYYADGPDLPVETLRRRIAAYVAAQGWTMDYVVREEQGVLPIALGGDIEAFLGEGPPGVARSGLRAGLFHPTTGYSVPDAVDLADKVSVLPELTGAAISAFTRAHAVSTWKRRGFFRLLNRMLFRAAAPAQRYAILQRFYNLPEGVITRFYGDRLTFSDKARILTGRPPVSVLRALSCLAETKSATGPR
- a CDS encoding glycosyltransferase, with translation MTHFAVVAPPLPGHYNPLLVLARELAARGHRVTFVHMADAARLVAGKGAEFAAVGAADHPAGALNAYVARLAAPTGLFGLLGTLKATAAQTDMLCRELPGVLTAIGAEAVIADQTEAAGTLVARHLRLPVVSTATALLLNREIGVPPPFVPWPYDPTEKGRVWSKGGYQVTDLLMTPMRRVLERHGAAFGLDPFADGGFSPRLTVAQMPRGLDFPRSELPASFHYGSPWRDAASVPDADAPLPAAEGAPLVFCSLGTLQGARADLFIKVAQAAREAGARLLIAHGGLLSEGEVRRLSGLAEVRSFVPQQEVLERCRAAVLHCGMNTVLDALAEGVPLVAMPIAFEQPATAARLAYAGAAEVVPAGKARSGRLARALGAVLENPSYREAAGRIAAEMAQGGGVKRAADLIEQAVR